Sequence from the Paenibacillus tundrae genome:
AAACCCTGATCATCTCCCGTACCTCTTGCTAGGGAATCACCAATAACAGCCATACGAATCTTGCCATCCTCTACAACAGCTGGTTCATCCTGATTATCACTTGATGCAGCTGCTTTATCGCCTGAATTCAGCGAGGTGTCTCCTTCCGGATAAATAACATCTTTTATCGCGTACCCAAATCCGAATATCAGCAACAAGGTTGCTAGTATTGATAATGTACCTACAATTCTCCAGATCCATGGTGCTGAATCCAGAACTTTTTTCTGTTTTTTCATCCATCACATCTCCACTCTTTACACCGCTACGGTGTATATAAATTTATAAATGACTTTACACTAAAGATGATGTTTTCATAATTAACATAAATGTTCTGTGGTTAATTTGCAAACTTTGTCATGGTAACTGTAAAATGCATTTTCATTATGTCATTTTACGGCAAAAAGGTTATACCCTCCACAGATGTTTTTCTGTGTTGGTATAACCTTTTTGGAAGCTTTATTTTAGCATATCTCGATCTTCAATACACATATAACGATATCTTATTTACCAACGAACTCTTGCGCCCAGTATCCGTTGTAATAGCCAACACCGATCTGCGTGAAGTTTTTGTTTAGAATGTTTGCGCGGTGACCCTCACTGTTCATCCATGCTGTAACAACTTCCTGCGGTGTTTTTTGACCTTGAGCAATATTCTCACCAGCATAGCTGTAAGTTACGCCAAACTGTTTCATCATGTCAAACGGAGAACCGTACGTTGGTGATTGGTGAGCAAAGTAGTTATTGTCACTCATATCTTTCGCTTTTGCCAAAGCAACTTTGTCCAGAAGTGCATCAGAAGTCAGTGCGTTTAGACCTGCTTTGGCACGTTCAGCATTCACCAATTTGACAACTTGAGAAGCAAAGTCAGACTTAGTGCTGTCAGTGTTCGTGTTGTTTGTATTACCTGTATTACCTGTGTTTCCTGTATTCGAAGGATCTTTAGCTGGCGTAGTCGCAGGCTTGTCTTCTTTAACTGGTTGTGCTGGTTGTGCTGGTTTAGCAGGAGCAGTAGGTGTAGTTGGCTCAGCTACAGGCTGTTTAACCACTTGACCATTCGTTACAGTGAATCCATTGTCTTTCAACCATTTCTCCAAGAAGGTCTGGAGGCTACCTGCATCTGTAATTTTGTATGTTTGCTTATATGTGGATGGGTTAGCAGCAGATGCGGAGGCAGGGAGCATAACCCCTACAGCCAATACAGCTGTCAAACTTCCAGCGACGACAGTTTTGATCAAATTCTTCTTCAAATAATTCATCTCCTCAAAAATTAAATTATGACAACTTTGTAATGAATACTCTAGCAGTATATCAATTAAGAGGAGTGTTGTGAACCTTTAAAATATGGAAAAGTAACTTTTTTGTCATTTTTATAACTGTTTCAATGATGAATCTACGGTTTAAATTACTATGCTGACAGCAAAAAACGATTTTACCACGATGTATATAAAATAAATGATTAATGCTATAAACAAGTTGAAAAGTACATAATCTATTATTCACGCACATAAGCATCAAAAAAAGAAATGGCATCCAGACCGAATAAACTTGTCCGAATGCCACGATTTTGTCTTGTTTAGCAACAGACGAATTCCAATAGGATTCCTCTGAACGACAAGACCTTTCTTTCTATAGAAGGACTTTACTGAAACGATATCCTTTTTTATGGAAGCCAATGTGCTCGTAAAATGAATACGTTGGTGAAGTTGCTTCGCGATTACCTCCGGTAACAAACAGCTGTTTGCCGCCTTGCTGTTTGCCCCAAGCCTCTGCACGAGCCATCAAGCGACGACCAATTCCGCCTCCACGATGTTCTTCTCCCACAATTAAAGAAGTAATCTGTGCTGCTGGTTCTGGATAGGCATGACTTTGCACACATTGCAAGCCGATCACACCAATAATTTGTTCATCCACTTCGGCAACAAGCATGCAAGCATTCGGATTGTTCTCCAACCCTTCGATACGCTCTTTCATAACATTTGTTGTTGTCGGATAGCTGACCTCTCGCATCAGTCCCGTTACCGCTTCTGCATCTCGCAGTTCACACTCTCGGATCATCAGTACAGGGGCCTGGGCATTATTGGACATGATTTACCTCCACTTTCAGCATATTTGCGGCTTGAACCGCTGTTTTTCGAGCTTCTTCCACATTTAAGTCTGCACTTAACGCTACAGCCATTCGGCGTCCAACCTTGGTCTCAGGCTTACCAAAAATACGAACCTGAGTACGCGGAAGTGCCAATGCTTCTTCGATACCGCCTATAGTAAAGTCAGATGTTTCATCAGTAGCTTTCAGCGTAGCTGAAGCTCCCGGTGTGAGCAAATGTACACCCGTTACCGGAAAACCAAGGATAGCACGGACATGTAATGCAAACTCAGAACAATCCTGAGTAATCATTGTAACCATGCCTGTATCATGTGGACGAGGAGATACCTCACTAAACACTACACCATCCGTCGTCAGAAACAATTCAACCCCGAACAGTCCATATCCACCAAGCTCATCGGTAACAGACTTCGCAATATGACAAGCTTGCTCCCATTGCTCTGGCGTCATCGCATGAGGTTGCCAAGATTCGACATAATCCCCATCCTTCTGAATATGACCGATCGGAGGACAAAATACAGTCCCTGATACAGATCTTACAGTTAACAGCGTAATTTCACTCTCAAATTTCACAAAGCTCTCCACGATAACACGTACGGATTTGCCTCTAGCTCCCGAAAGAGCGATGTTCCAGCAATCCTCCACGTCATTCGGCGTACGGCATACACTCTGCCCCTTGCCCGAAGAACTCATCAGTGGTTTGATTACACAAGGTGTACCCAATTCACGAACAGCTTCTTGAAGTTGCTCCAAATTGTCCGCAAATAGATAAGCTGCCGTTGGAAGTTTCAATTGTTCGGCTGCCAGACGACGAATACCTTCGCGATCCATCGTTAAACGAGCAGCACGAGCCGTAGGTACGACACAAAATCCCTCTTCCTCCAGCTCAAGAAGAGCTTCTGTAGCAATAGCTTCGATCTCCGGTACAATAAAATGCGGTTGTTCCTTACGAATCAATTGTTTCAGAGCCTCGGCATCTAACATGTCGATGCAGTAAGACCGGTGAGCAACCTGCATTGCAGGTGCATTATCGTAACGATCAACAGCGATCGTTTCGACTCCCAGTCGCGTGGCCTCAATAACGACCTCTTTTCCCAATTCTCCGCTGCCTAATAGCAGCATTTTTTTGGCTTGAGCCGAAAAAGGAGCACCCCACATGTTCTTTCCAATCCTCCCAAAGAGAAATCTTCTATATCTGTCTCTCTATTTTCGGGGTTTTGGTTAAAGATTGCAAGAGTACTCCCTATTTTTCTTGTGAATTTTACAAGATTTTTTCTGTTTTTTCGATCAAATTTTACAATTATTGCTTAGCGTTTTGGCACTCTTTCCAATCTTCCCAGAAATAAGGATATAAATATAATGTTAAAGCTTGTCATGTAAGAGGCCTAACATCTCGGAGATCTTGGTCACCTTTCATGGGAGAGGAGAAAGCGATTGACGAGCGATGAGAAAACGTAAATCTTCTCCTACATGTCTACGACAAACCATTTCTTTGCCCACTTATGAACGGGATATATTTCGATTTTTATCACGGAAGAGCTCGTTATGGGAGGAAACATACGCCATCTTAGCCGCCTCTGGATTCAAGTATTGTTTGGCACGATTCACGGCAACAATTGCATCGTTAAAAGCTCCAGCTATGAGCCGGACTTTGCTCTCATTAGTGGCACAGTCCCCTGCTGCAAATATACCCGGTAGATTGGTTTCAGTGTGTTGATTCATCATAACCATTCCGTCACTCATCGTTAGTCCACAACTGGCAAGATCACTAAGATTGCTTGTATACCCATGGCTAATTACAACTTCATCCACATCCAATACGATATGATCTCGATTCACCGTCTGCGTAATCTCTACCTGGTTGATGCGATCACCATTGGTATGAAGCTGTGTAATCTGATAGGGAGTTCTCACATCCGCTATCTCATGCATATCGCTGACATTCCGTTCCATTGCGCGGAATTCAGATTGACGATGGATGACAACGACACGTTGAGCAACTTTTGCAAGTTCAATAGCCCAGTCTACAGCACTGTTGCCACCACCTGACACAAGCACATGCTTCCCTGCAAAGTATTCTGGGTTTTGCACCGTATAGTGAAGGTTTATAGGCTCATTATCTTTCGATTCCTGTAGTTCCAGCCTCTGAATTTCAGCGACGCCACGACCTACTGCGATGATCATCGTTCGAGTATAATGGATCTCACCCTCAGTGGTATAGATCGCCAATACTCCGTTTTCCATACGAGAGAAGCGTTCCATCTGACAATTAAATACAACCGTTGGGTTAAATGTGTTCGCCTGCTGTACAAGCCACTCAATCAACTTTGAGCATTTCATAGGTGGCAACCCGCCTACATCCCAGATCGTCTTCTCAGCATAGGTGTGCAGAAAACCGCCAAGTTGATCTTTACCTTCAATAATTTTGACCTTCATCTCTCGCATGCCCGCATAAAAGGCCGCGTACATCCCGGCAGGGCCGCCTCCAATGATGGTTACATCATAAATATCTTCTTCATGCATTGTGGACACATCCTGATTAATTAGTTATGAAATGCGAGACTTGGTAACAGAGTTCTTTATCTACAATTCATTTTTTTCCTCAAAAGCAGCAACGATATCATCAATAACATAGCTATCTGCAAGCGGAGCCATACCCAGATTGAACCATTCCTTGCCACCTACCATGTACACATGATCTTCCTTGACGGCTTTTAGATTTTTCCACAATGATGTCGATAACATCTGTTCGAATTTCTTTTTAATTTCCGGATTAGTCTCGTCATCAAGCTGAACGATTAGATGATCTGCATCGTACTCAGGCAGCACTTCTAGGGATACGGACATTGCCTTTTCGGACTGCGGGAAATTAGGAACGGGCTTCATTCCGAGTCGTTTGTGAAC
This genomic interval carries:
- a CDS encoding CAP domain-containing protein; amino-acid sequence: MKKNLIKTVVAGSLTAVLAVGVMLPASASAANPSTYKQTYKITDAGSLQTFLEKWLKDNGFTVTNGQVVKQPVAEPTTPTAPAKPAQPAQPVKEDKPATTPAKDPSNTGNTGNTGNTNNTNTDSTKSDFASQVVKLVNAERAKAGLNALTSDALLDKVALAKAKDMSDNNYFAHQSPTYGSPFDMMKQFGVTYSYAGENIAQGQKTPQEVVTAWMNSEGHRANILNKNFTQIGVGYYNGYWAQEFVGK
- a CDS encoding GNAT family N-acetyltransferase — translated: MSNNAQAPVLMIRECELRDAEAVTGLMREVSYPTTTNVMKERIEGLENNPNACMLVAEVDEQIIGVIGLQCVQSHAYPEPAAQITSLIVGEEHRGGGIGRRLMARAEAWGKQQGGKQLFVTGGNREATSPTYSFYEHIGFHKKGYRFSKVLL
- the purT gene encoding formate-dependent phosphoribosylglycinamide formyltransferase: MWGAPFSAQAKKMLLLGSGELGKEVVIEATRLGVETIAVDRYDNAPAMQVAHRSYCIDMLDAEALKQLIRKEQPHFIVPEIEAIATEALLELEEEGFCVVPTARAARLTMDREGIRRLAAEQLKLPTAAYLFADNLEQLQEAVRELGTPCVIKPLMSSSGKGQSVCRTPNDVEDCWNIALSGARGKSVRVIVESFVKFESEITLLTVRSVSGTVFCPPIGHIQKDGDYVESWQPHAMTPEQWEQACHIAKSVTDELGGYGLFGVELFLTTDGVVFSEVSPRPHDTGMVTMITQDCSEFALHVRAILGFPVTGVHLLTPGASATLKATDETSDFTIGGIEEALALPRTQVRIFGKPETKVGRRMAVALSADLNVEEARKTAVQAANMLKVEVNHVQ
- a CDS encoding NAD(P)/FAD-dependent oxidoreductase, coding for MHEEDIYDVTIIGGGPAGMYAAFYAGMREMKVKIIEGKDQLGGFLHTYAEKTIWDVGGLPPMKCSKLIEWLVQQANTFNPTVVFNCQMERFSRMENGVLAIYTTEGEIHYTRTMIIAVGRGVAEIQRLELQESKDNEPINLHYTVQNPEYFAGKHVLVSGGGNSAVDWAIELAKVAQRVVVIHRQSEFRAMERNVSDMHEIADVRTPYQITQLHTNGDRINQVEITQTVNRDHIVLDVDEVVISHGYTSNLSDLASCGLTMSDGMVMMNQHTETNLPGIFAAGDCATNESKVRLIAGAFNDAIVAVNRAKQYLNPEAAKMAYVSSHNELFRDKNRNISRS